In Haematobia irritans isolate KBUSLIRL chromosome 1, ASM5000362v1, whole genome shotgun sequence, a genomic segment contains:
- the LOC142221560 gene encoding uncharacterized protein LOC142221560: MPRIIKNRPSLKNPRSTKFKRVYKCRVCNDIHPLRLCKRFLAMNPSRRRQEVERHGYCLNCLAHKHSKLTCFSKSGCRKCNHKHHTLLHRHEDSGSEIAPIELARKSLKVESQQMVTVLPTILAKLSINGRLHPIRILVDTASTVSRISRAIVLKYDIPTKGMEDSIVCTVTIFARTDKKVSFTTLMRVDNRISLKTPGKTLPKSIQELLLWTTL; the protein is encoded by the coding sequence ATGCcgagaataataaaaaatcgtCCATCGCTGAAGAATCCACGATCTACCAAATTCAAACGTGTTTACAAATGTCGAGTATGTAATGATATCCACCCTCTACGCTTGTGTAAACGATTTTTGGCAATGAATCCATCTAGGCGTAGGCAAGAAGTAGAGCGACACGGGTATTGCCTAAATTGTCTCGCTCACAAGCATTCCAAACTTACGTGCTTCTCCAAATCAGGATGTCGCAAATGTAACCATAAACATCATACACTTCTTCATCGGCACGAAGATAGTGGCTCAGAAATAGCTCCAATTGAATTGGCCCGAAAATCACTGAAAGTAGAGTCTCAACAAATGGTAACAGTCCTTCCTACTATATTAGCAAAATTGTCGATCAACGGTCGATTGCATCCAATACGTATTTTAGTAGATACTGCATCCACTGTCAGTCGGATTTCAAGGGCAATAGTTTTAAAGTACGATATCCCAACAAAAGGTATGGAAGACTCCATTGTATGTACTGTCACGATATTTGCACGCACAGATAAAAAAGTTAGCTTTACCACTCTAATGAGGGTTGACAATCGGATTTCCCTAAAAACTCCTGGTAAAACCTTGCCCAAATCAATACAAGAACTACtactatggactaccttgtaa
- the LOC142221551 gene encoding uncharacterized protein LOC142221551: MNPLHRFIRANDKLVQFEEQMTDTLIATSTTFALEVHREELKAMWGTIKGLYEKCTEALLTREDDDKKEKEKGDKNQGGEESTDSETDSDLNMVNSRYYNSYEAYVRIVSKISASIQMRSQAPNCNSQSSSSNSSFHLPPCDTESFKGDYHSWPTFRDMFSAVYIQNANLSNVQKLFHLRKKTEGEAHEIVKSCPLTNSGFDIAWQNLKERFENKRMLVHSQLKILFNLPAVCSESSEDIKNLRRDINSCISCLRLYDIEISNWDPIFVYICSTKLPRVTLSLWEQSVEDKKDISKWSDLNAFLSSRYQTLETVSEVKGSSNSNKLGPSNSTVTKHSNYLKKVNSHHTRVSVPPFDYPCKLCINEIHPIRKCPKFLQMNHDERRNSIKKLGLCINCFAGTHTIKDCKSSFNCSLCHQRHNTLIHRDEKKSDKQKPYPKPRDTMRAQSRSHSELQSTNPNVIVNVPEPSTSGKSIQTCFASNSQNVLLGTAVVQINHMGLKYFVRVLIDSGSHGTFITERIFHILKLPSRPIDAEISGLNGITSAKARKIATFSVSPRCESNLEISIDALVVPKLSENLPSNSINPSLLKEFPDINLADPKFYTSSRIDMLIGADIFNKILLDNVKRNICGSLIAQETIFGWIVTGPIQNDQISSFSNIVSFFTECTLEKQLERFWEVENFPQKPLLSHSDILCEKLYSETTERDKDGRYVVSLPFKQSFYENSKMLGQSRSIAYAQFLKNEYRLSKDVGLRDKYNSILEEYIELGHMEHVAPPSMAEFPKHFYLPHHAVFKPESTTTKIRVVFNASCRTSSGTSLNDVLYSGPILQNDVTILILRWRFFRFVFNADIEKMYRQIRVHPKDTPFQRILFRSCDDATMQDYELKTVTFGVNAAPYLAIRTLLQLANDVKDTFPLAKRIIEESMYVDDVLAGCHEVNSCISARDQLISALKSAGFPLRKWASNCPELLKDIPRSHLLKDDFLCFHDTSQAKTLGIKWNAKSDNFFFESKPFSNNSNFSKREVLSEIAKIYDPAGWLAPIVVLAKILMRKIWLSKVGWDEFITTECLVEWKKFLKSYSIIESIKLPRWISYSPRCEIQFHAFCDASENAYAVAIYTRVKLDDTHIIVRLLTSKTRVSPVKSISIPKLELCGAALLSEVVKSVIPSMQISAYEVFKWTDSTIVLSRLQQPPCHWKVFVANRISTIANNVGTDNWFHVDSKSNPADLASRGVYPQELKVSRLWWEGPEWLQKHSNFWPNQPSLNLNTDLEKRNTLVHSAFISNYADILERFSSFNRAIQVICYIFRFLHRGLTKYRSTHVYRSIDLTSLEVNFVKIRLIILAQRASFPDEYKALLDNNDIKRSSHILNLNPFLDKDGIIRANGRLACSSLTYNEKFPIVLPYSCQFSRLLIHFTHVLSLHGGNQLIVRLIRSQFWIPKLKNLAKTIINKCKVCTIYKRKTKSQIMAALPPERTTISRPFHCTGIDFAGPFDVKSSSVRGCKSSKSYACIFVCFETRAIHLEATSSLSTATFLAAFHRFISRRGCPLHIYSDNGTNFVGASKDIARDFLSASRSNLISQMVHQNLSWHFIPPGAPHMGGLWEAGVRSFKTHFKKVSGSHKYTFEEFCTLLARIEGCLNSRPISIMSEDPTDLNPLTPGHFLTGGPILTPPEPTIDTHPETVTNRWQRVKALHHHFCQRWKVEYLRELHKRNKWKFPEMNVEVNSIVIIPEDNLSPNEWRIGRVVRVYPGKDNRVRVADVFTQRGTITRPIVKLVCLPTD; the protein is encoded by the coding sequence ATGAATCCATTACATCGGTTTATTCGTGCTAACGATAAATTAGTTCAATTCGAGGAACAGATGACAGATACGCTCATCGCCACTTCCACAACttttgccttggaagttcatcggGAGGAACTTAAGGCAATGTGGGGGACTATCAAGGGCCTTTATGAAAAGTGTACGGAGGCATTACTTACTAGGGAAGACGATGACAAAAAGGAAAAAGAAAAGGGGGATAAGAATCAAGGCGGGGAGGAGAGTACAGACTCCGAGACCGATTCGGACCTAAACATGGTTAATTCTCGATACTACAACTCGTATGAGGCGTACGTTCGAATTGTTTCTAAAATAAGCGCTAGTATCCAAATGCGGTCCCAAGCTCCCAATTGTAATTCACAGTCTTCGTCCTCGAACTCCAGTTTCCATTTGCCTCCATGCGATACAGAGTCTTTTAAAGGCGACTATCATTCTTGGCCTACATTTCGGGACATGTTCTCCGCTGTCTACATCCAAAATGCCAATCTATCAAATgtccaaaaactgttccatctcCGGAAAAAGACAGAGGGAGAAGCTCATGAAATAGTTAAAAGCTGTCCATTAACAAATAGTGGATTTGATATTGCTTGGCAGAATCTTAAGGAAAGGTTTGAGAATAAGAGAATGTTAGTCCACAGtcaactgaaaattttattcaatctacctgCTGTTTGCTCTGAATCTAGTGaagatataaaaaatcttcGTCGTGACATTAATTCGTGCATTTCTTGTCTTCGATTATATGATATTGAAATATCAAACTGGGATcccatttttgtttatatttgttcaACGAAACTGCCCAGAGTAACTCTTTCTTTATGGGAACAGTCAGTGGAAGACAAAAAGGATATTTCCAAGTGGTCAGACTTGAATGCATTTCTATCCAGTAGATATCAGACTCTTGAGACGGTGTCTGAAGTTAAGGGTTCTTCAAATAGTAATAAGCTTGGTCCATCAAACTCCACAGTAACCAAACATTCAAATTATCTGAAAAAAGTAAATTCACATCATACAAGGGTGTCTGTTCCCCCTTTTGATTATCCTTGCAAGTTATGCATCAATGAGATTCATCCTATTAGGAAATGCCCTAAATTCTTACAAATGAATCACGATGAACGACGGAATTCCATAAAGAAACTGGGGCTATGTATTAACTGCTTTGCTGGTACCCATACCATAAAGGATTGCAAAAGCTCCTTCAATTGTTCTCTTTGCCACCAACGCCACAATACCCTAATACATCGGGATGAAAAGAAATCGGATAAACAAAAACCTTATCCTAAACCGAGAGATACAATGAGGGCACAGAGTCGTTCACATTCAGAATTACAGTCCACTAATCCTAATGTTATAGTGAACGTCCCTGAACCGTCGACATCCGGGAAAAGCATTCAAACTTGTTTCGCTTCGAATTCACAAAATGTGCTTTTGGGGACTGCCGTCGTTCAAATTAATCATATGGGGTTAAAATATTTCGTCAGGGTATTAATTGATTCGGGGTCCCATGGTACATTTATCACCGAAAGAATATTCCACATACTCAAGCTCCCTTCAAGACCTATTGACGCCGAAATATCGGGTCTCAATGGAATCACATCTGCTAAAGCTAGAAAAATAGCTACATTTTCCGTTTCTCCGCGTTGTGAATCcaatttggaaatttctatagacgccCTCGTCGTTCCGAAATTGTCGGAAAATTTACCTTCCAACTCTATTAATCCCAGTCTCTTAAAGGAATTCCCTGACATTAATTTAGCTGATCCGAAATTCTATACAAGTTCTCGCATAGATATGCTGATAGGAGCTGacatattcaataaaattttgttggataATGTAAAGCGCAATATATGTGGATCCCTTATAGCTCAGGAAACCATTTTCGGATGGATTGTCACTGGGCCTATTCAAAATGATCAAATTTCGTCCTTTTCAAATATTGTTTCATTTTTCACAGAGTGTACCTTAGAAAAACAGTTGGAACGATTTTGGGAAGTGGAAAATTTCCCACAAAAGCCACTCCTTTCACATTCCGACATTCTGtgtgaaaaattgtattccgaGACTACGGAAAGGGATAAGGATGGGAGATATGTTGTATCCCTTCCCTTTAAGCAGTCTTTTTACGAAAATTCCAAAATGCTTGGTCAGTCCCGGTCCATCGCGTATGCCCAATTTTTAAAGAACGAATATCGTCTATCCAAAGACGTTGGACTTCGTGATAAGTACAATTCCATTCTCGAAGAATACATAGAGTTAGGACATATGGAACATGTTGCCCCACCCTCCATGGCAGaatttccaaaacatttttatttgccaCACCACGCAGTATTCAAGCCAGAAAGCACAACCACTAAGATAAGAGTAGTTTTTAACGCTTCCTGTCGCACTTCCTCTGGAACCTCGTTAAACGACGTTCTTTACAGTGgtccaattttacaaaatgatgTGACTATACTCATTTTGCGATGGCGATTCTTCCGTTTCGTATTCAACGCTGATATTGAGAAAATGTATCGGCAAATTAGAGTCCATCCGAAGGATACTCCATTCCAAAGAATTCTATTTCGATCTTGTGATGATGCAACCATGCAAGACTACGAATTAAAGACCGTGACTTTTGGTGTCAACGCTGCTCCATATTTGGCTATCAGAACCTTGCTTCAATTGGCAAATGACGTCAAAGACACTTTCCCACTTGCTAAACGAATTATTGAAGAATCGATGTATGTAGATGATGTCTTAGCTGGCTGCCATGAGGTCAACTCATGTATCTCCGCCAGAGACCAACTAATTTCGGCTCTTAAATCCGCTGGATTTCCTCTTCGTAAATGGGCATCCAATTGCCCCGAATTGCTAAAGGATATTCCAAGATCGCACTTATTGAAGGACGACTTTCTCTGTTTTCATGATACAAGCCAAGCTAAGACTTTAGGAATCAAATGGAACGCGAAgtctgataactttttttttgaatcaaagCCATTTTCTAATAATTCGAATTTTTCAAAGAGAGAAGTGCTTTCCGAAATAGCAAAGATATATGATCCCGCGGGATGGTTGGCTCCAATAGTGGTTCTGGCAAAAATTCTCATGAGGAAAATATGGCTTTCCAAAGTTGGGTGGGATGAATTCATTACTACCGAATGTCTCGTAGAGTGGAAGAAATTTCTGAAAAGTTACTCGATAATTGAGAGTATTAAGTTGCCAAGGTGGATTTCTTACTCTCCTCGTTGTGAGATACAATTTCACGCATTCTGTGATGCATCAGAGAATGCATACGCTGTTGCAATATATACACGAGTAAAACTGGACGATACTCATATAATCGTTCGGTTGCTTACGTCCAAAACCAGAGTTTCTCCAGTTAAAAGTATCTCAATTCCAAAGCTAGAATTATGTGGTGCAGCCTTACTGTCCGAAGTTGTGAAATCAGTGATCCCTTCAATGCAAATTTCCGCCTATGAAGTTTTCAAATGGACTGACTCTACCATCGTGCTGTCTCGGCTCCAACAGCCCCCTTGTCATTGGAAGGTATTTGTGGCAAATAGAATCTCTACCATTGCTAATAATGTTGGGACAGACAACTGGTTCCATGTGGACTCAAAGTCAAATCCAGCTGATCTGGCAAGTCGCGGCGTGTATCCTCAAGAGTTAAAAGTTTCAAGATTATGGTGGGAAGGACCGGAATGGTTACAAAAACACAGTAATTTCTGGCCAAACCAACCCTCATTAAATTTGAACACTGATTTAGAAAAGAGAAATACTCTTGTTCATTCTGCATTTATTTCAAACTATGCAGACATTCTGGAAAGATTTTCCTCGTTTAACCGAGCCATTCAAgtaatttgttacatttttagatttttacatCGAGGTCTTACCAAATACCGGTCTACACATGTCTATAGATCCATTGATTTAACTTCATTGGAGgtcaattttgttaagattcgaCTCATAATTTTAGCACAAAGGGCTTCATTTCCCGACGAGTACAAGGCTTTACTAGATAATAACGATATTAAAAGATCTTCGCATATTTTAAACTTAAATCCATTCCTAGACAAAGATGGCATAATTCGCGCCAATGGAAGACTTGCTTGCTCTTCGTTGACCTATAATGAGAAATTTCCAATTGTTCTACCTTATAGCTGCCAGTTTAGTAGACTCTTGATTCATTTTACACATGTTCTTTCGTTACACGGTGGAAACCAGCTAATAGTTCGTTTGATTCGATCACAATTTTGGATTCCCAAGTTGAAAAACTTGGCGAAAACTATTATCAACAAATGCAAAGTATGTACcatatacaaaagaaaaaccaaATCCCAAATCATGGCTGCGCTTCCACCGGAAAGAACAACGATTAGTCGTCCATTTCATTGCACGGGCATTGATTTCGCAGGCCCCTTCGATGTTAAAAGTTCTTCTGTAAGGGGTTGTAAATCATCGAAAAGCTATGCttgtatttttgtatgtttCGAGACTAGGGCGATTCATCTCGAAGCCACGTCTTCCCTGTCCACTGCAACATTCTTAGCCGCTTTTCACCGATTTATATCTCGAAGAGGCTGCCCTTTGCATATATATTCTGATAATGGCACTAATTTCGTGGGTGCATCCAAGGATATAGCAAGGGATTTTCTTTCTGCTTCTCGCTCTAATTTGATTTCCCAAATGGTGCACCAGAACTTGTCATGGCATTTCATCCCACCTGGAGCTCCACATATGGGAGGATTGTGGGAAGCTGGAGTCCGAAGCTTTAAAACGCATTTTAAAAAAGTATCTGGGTCGCATAAATATACATTTGAGGAATTTTGCACTTTGCTAGCCCGAATAGAGGGGTGTCTTAATTCTAGACCAATATCCATTATGTCTGAAGATCCTACAGACCTTAATCCCCTTACTCCTGGACATTTCTTGACCGGTGGGCCAATTCTTACGCCACCAGAACCAACTATAGACACTCATCCAGAAACCGTAACGAACCGGTGGCAGCGCGTTAAGGCTCTCCACCACCATTTCTGTCAAAGGTGGAAGGTTGAATACCTACGTGAGCTTCATAAAAGAAACAAATGGAAATTTCCTGAAATGAACGTAGAGGTAAATTCAATTGTCATCATTCCGGAAGATAATCTTTCTCCAAATGAATGGAGAATCGGTCGTGTGGTTAGAGTTTATCCTGGAAAGGATAACCGGGTCCGAGTTGCTGATGTTTTTACTCAGAGAGGAACTATCACGCGTCCAATTGTTAAGCTAGTATGCTTACCTACCGATTAG
- the LOC142221545 gene encoding uncharacterized protein LOC142221545: MKVIKYYCCLINLFRLLVDIEAVKILAIFPFPGPSQYILVQPYLKALASRGHQLTVINAFPQKQKVDNFRDIPVLEVHDNYADLISGAAEERNKWDEMTFYTQFFTNITETVLKNSKFQDLLQNEKFDLVILEALHTDALYSLARHFGAPMIGVSSFGTDPIIDELMGNMSPLAYIPQVTIGYTDRMSYKERLHNALCVLLELLHVRVIHLPRHRQLLEKYMPHIAEDVWQLRTNFSLMLLNQHFSVNIPRPYVPSMIEVGGFQIQHKPNPLPKAVQEFIDSSQEDVIYFSMGSNVKSKDFPPELREMILETFRSLPYKILWKFEDPHLPGKPENVFIHSWFPQPDVLAHPRVKLFISHGGLLSTTESVYHGKPMLGLPVFYDQMMNVRKAQEFGFALSLNFHSMTRDEFERKIKEMMTNSRYFNRAQKISRIYHDQPMKPLDLAIYWTEYVIRHRGAAHLQAPSQQMNFLQKHSIDTVGVLIAALILVLFILVSIIFKIWKIVVGNAMRKEKILCIWSVSPYCPARISVYMQAVISRVFKLLSLSSAVFLTCKLSGVTPISTSKVTVAVVLIAPFLRMPRNYVVILLIIISNISPIIYGAKILSIFGFPGPSQYIFITPLLKALAERGHEVVSISTFPQKEPIKNFRDIAVMENSQLYDKITSNFAKGNKKSFIEEIVDLGKSGEYMATNVLENPQVKKLMTSETFDLIILEIFYSEALLGLGEHFNAPIVAVSTFGTVNFMDDMVGNPSPLSYIPHMALPYGNRMTLKERITNVLVQAMDNLSFQYLLLPYQERIYKKYFAKATLSLEKARRNVSLVLLNDHFSLRAPRPYVPNMIEVGGLHINPHPDPLPKDLQTLLDKSQEGVIYFSLGSNVKSKDLSPEVQEIFLQTFKELKVTVLWKFENDKMPQKPDNVIIRKWFPQHSILAHPNIKLFISQGGFLSTAETIYFGKPVLGIPFLGDQFMNVKYARKSGYALSLSLDEITKDSLKSSIMELWQNPSYTQNVQKLSKIFRDTPLSPLETSIYWIDYVLRHKGCPHMHVAGNDLGFIQYHNIDVFLILAMGSILIIFMIMIIVRKIKYLCFVKPNMKENTINKSKTKLS; the protein is encoded by the exons ATGAAAGTGATCAAATATTATTGTTGTCTGATTAACCTCTTTAGGTTATTGGTGGACATTGAAGCAgttaaaatattggcaatatttCCTTTTCCTGGACCATCtcaatatattttagttcaacCGTATTTGAAAGCCTTAGCTTCTAGAGGCCATCAGCTAACGGTCATCAATGCATTTCCTCAAAAACAGAAAGTGGAcaattttcgagatataccaGTGCTAGAGGTACATGATAATTATGCAG ATTTAATATCGGGTGCAGCAGAGGAACGTAACAAATGGGATGAAATGACCTTCTACACTCAGTTCTTTACCAATATCACGGAGAcggttttgaaaaattcaaaatttcaagatctcctacaaaacgaaaaattcgATTTGGTTATATTGGAAGCATTGCACACTGATGCCCTCTATAGCTTGGCTAGACATTTTGGAGCTCCCATGATAGGAGTTTCATCCTTTGGTACTGATCCGATAATAGATGAACTTATGGGTAATATGTCACCATTGGCTTATATACCTCAAGTTACAATAGGCTATACGGATCGTATGTCATACAAGGAACGTTTACACAATGCCTTGTGTGTTCTCTTGGAGTTGCTGCATGTACGTGTGATACATTTGCCACGACATCGTCAACTATTGGAAAAATATATGCCCCACATCGCGGAAGATGTTTGGCAGTTAAGGACCAATTTCTCTTTGATGCTACTCAATCAACATTTCTCTGTGAATATTCCCAGACCTTATGTGCCCAGTATGATTGAAGTGGGTGGATTTCAAATCCAACATAAACCAAATCCTTTACCCAAGGCAGTACAAGAGTTTATTGATTCCAGTCAAGAGGATGTGATTTATTTCTCCATGGGCTCTAATGTAAAATCCAAGGATTTTCCCCCAGAGTTACGTGAAATGATCTTGGAAACTTTTCGTTCATTACCCTATAAAATCCTATGGAAATTTGAAGATCCTCATTTACCAGGAAAACCGGAAAATGTCTTTATCCACTCATGGTTTCCACAACCTGATGTTTTGGCCCATCCTCGTGTTAAACTTTTCATTTCACATGGTGGCCTTTTGAGTACCACAGAGTCAGTGTATCATGGCAAGCCAATGTTGGGTCTTCCAGTATTCTACGATCAAATGATGAATGTACGAAAGGCCCAAGAATTTGGATTTGCTTTAAGTTTAAACTTTCACTCTATGACCAGAGATGAATTCGAGAGGAAGATTAAGGAGATGATGACCAACTCTAGATATTTTAATAGGGCtcaaaaaatctctagaatCTATCATGATCAACCGATGAAACCTTTGGATTTGGCTATCTATTGGACTGAGTATGTCATACGTCATCGTGGTGCAGCTCATTTGCAGGCTCCTTCACAGCAAATGAATTTCTTGCAGAAGCACAGCATCGATACTGTGGGTGTTCTAATAGCTgccttaattttagttttatttattttagtttcgattatttttaaaatttggaagattGTTGTTGGCAATGCTATgcgaaaagaaaaaattcttt GCATATGGTCCGTCTCTCCATACTGTCCGGCCAGAATCTCAGTATACATGCAGGCAGTCATCTCCAGAGTGTTCAAGCTCTTAAGTCTCAGCTCTGCCGTCTTCCTCACGTGTAAATTGAGTGGGGTAACTCCCATCAGTACCTCCAAAGTGACAGTAGCTGTGGTCCTCATAGCGCCT TTTCTACGAATGCCTCGAAATTACGTAGTTATTTTATTAATCATCATATCAAATATTTCCCCAATAATTTATGGAGCAAAAATACtttcaatttttggttttcCCGGACCATCGCAATATATTTTCATAACCCCCCTACTAAAGGCTTTGGCGGAGAGAGGTCATGAAGTCGTTTCAATATCTACGTTTCCTCAAAAAGAGCCGATTAAAAATTTCCGTGACATTGCAGTAATGGAAAATTCGCAACTTTATGACA AAATTACTTCGAATTTTGCCAAGGGTAACAAAAAGTCCTTTATTGAAGAAATCGTGGATTTGGGAAAATCCGGTGAATATATGGCAACAAATGTTTTAGAAAATCCTCAAGTTAAAAAGTTAATGACCTCAGAGACATTCGATTTAattattttggagatattttactCGGAAGCTTTATTGGGGTTGGGAGAACATTTCAATGCTCCCATTGTGGCAGTGTCCACATTTGGTACCGTAAATTTCATGGATGATATGGTAGGAAATCCTTCACCGCTTTCGTATATTCCACATATGGCCCTACCATATGGCAATCGCATGACCTTGAAAGAACGTATAACCAATGTTTTGGTCCAAGCAATGGATAATTTAAGTTTCCAATATCTATTGTTGCCCTATCAAGAGCGGatttataagaaatattttgccaaagccACATTATCGCTAGAAAAGGCCCGTCGAAATGTTTCTTTGGTTTTATTGAATGATCATTTCTCTTTAAGAGCTCCTCGACCATATGTTCCCAATATGATAGAAGTGGGTGGGTTACATATAAATCCCCACCCAGATCCTTTACCCAAAGATTTGCAGACTTTATTGGATAAATCTCAAGAAGgtgttatatatttttcattggGATCAAATGTCAAAAGTAAAGATCTATCACCAGAAGTTCAAGAAATATTTCTTCAGACTTTTAAAGAATTGAAAGTGACAGTTCTATGGAAATTCGAAAATGATAAAATGCCTCAGAAGCCAGATAATGTAATCATTAGAAAATGGTTTCCTCAACACTCAATATTGGCCCACCCTAATATTAAACTTTTCATCTCCCAAGGAGGTTTTCTTAGTACCGCAGAGACCATCTATTTTGGCAAACCCGTTTTAGGTATACCCTTCTTGGGTGATCAATTTATGAATGTCAAATATGCTAGAAAATCCGGATATGCTTTATCTTTAAGTCTGGATGAAATAACCAAAGATTCATTGAAATCTTCAATTATGGAGTTATGGCAAAATCCCAGTTATACACAAAATGTACAAaagctttcgaaaattttccgtGATACACCCTTATCACCACTGGAAACTTCAATCTATTGGATCGATTATGTTCTAAGGCATAAAGGCTGTCCCCATATGCATGTTGCTGGTAATGATTTGGGTTTCATTCAATATCATAATATTgatgtatttttaattttggcaaTGGGATCGATATTGATAATATTCATGATCATGATAATTGTAAGGAAAATTAAATATCTCTGTTTTGTAAAACcgaatatgaaagaaaataccATAAATAAATCTAAGACAAAACTAAGTTag